The following proteins are encoded in a genomic region of Neospora caninum Liverpool complete genome, chromosome XI:
- a CDS encoding putative cytochrome c heme lyase, which produces METKSEASGRDLRDPVLLSLLPRFSSVSSAGHSAESSLVPEPSRGSLQRSLRGARLHSVDPLDRGVCTPGIRSTANARGDVPPFSTVTSAFYRASFSFFRPPVLSLFPASSGVAFCSSELPNVSPKAVPSTSPRANPSSCPVSRPTVTSAGQGCPFGHGKSERAASDLVPAGPSDVSTDSSSSGTANAVSCPASVFGSVCPVEHGSSGASLSGNSAELPQECPMKRLPVRKSFFSSLFSSSPAPSSCPYGLGEGGENAQGVQVEVPAGLSDAREKSTIPSVSGENWNYPSEKQFYRVTRAKGHQVDPGDMPAIVAIHNAVNEQTWTEILRFEAFHQRECDTPKLVRFVGRPEELTFKARIKHFLGYERPFDRHDWLVDRCGTKVRYLIDFYDGRAPPEEEARGKVAIYIDARPDVLSPHGLRDRVRMFLTKKGWLQR; this is translated from the exons ATGGAGACGAAAAGTGAGGCTTCTGGAAGAGATCTGAGGGACCCggtccttctttctctgctccctcgattctcttctgtttcgtctgCCGGTCATTCAGCAGAATCTTCCCTCGTTCCAGAACCGTCGCGAGGATCCCTCCAGCGGAGCCTCCGCGGTGCCCGCTTGCACAGCGTAGATCCTTTGGAtcgaggtgtatgtacacctgggATTCGTTCCACTGCGAATGCCAGAGGGGATGTTCCCCCGTTCTCTACTGTTACAAGCGCCTTCTACAgggcgtctttctcgttttttcggcCACCTGTCTTGTCCCTGttccctgcgtcttccggtgtcgccttctgctcaTCCGAACTTCCAAATGTCTCTCCGAAAGCAGTCCCTTCCACCAGTCCGCGAGCGAATCCTTCAAGCTGCCCCGTCTCGCGTCCCACCGTCACTTCAGCCGGGCAAGGTTGTCCTTTCGGCCACGGAAAATCCGAACGCGCTGCGTCGGATCTCGTGCCTGCGGGCCCCTCCGACGTTTCCACGgactcttcctcgtctgggACCGCGAATGCGGTTTCTTGCCCCGCGTCTGTGTTCGGGTCTGTGTGTCCGGTAGAGCATGGGTCTTCTGGTGCCTCCCTCTCGGGCAATTCCGCGGAGTTGCCCCAGGAGTGTCCCATGAAGAGGCTACCAGTTCGAAagtccttcttttcctcgcttttctcgtcctcccccgctccttcctcgtgcCCGTATGGTTtgggcgagggcggcgaaaACGCCCAAGGAGTCCAGGTCGAGGTCCCTGCGGGCCTCAGTGACGCTCGAGAGAAGTCGACGATTCCTTCCGTCTCAGGAGAGAACTGGAACTACCCGTCAGAAAAACAGTTCTACCGG GTGACGCGAGCGAAGGGCCACCAAGTCGATCCCGGAGACATGCCTGCAATTGTGGCGATTCACAACGCTGTGAATGAGCAGACGTGGACGGAAATTCTGCGCTTTGAGGCGTTTCACCAACGCGAGTGCGACACGCCGAAGCTCGTGCGCTTTGTTGGCCGACCTGAGGAGTTGACGTTCAAAGCGCGAATCAAGCACTTTCTCGGTTACGAGCGGCCCTTCGACCGCCACGACTGGCTCGTCGACCGGTGTGGAACCAAAGTCAG GTACTTGATCGATTTCTACGATGGACGAGCGCccccggaagaagaggccagAGGCAAGGTAGCGATCTACATTGATGCCAGGCCGGACGTCCTTAGTCCTCATGGTCTACGGGACCGTGTGAGAATGTTTCTTACCAAGAAAGGCTGGTTGCAGCGGTAA
- a CDS encoding Peptidylprolyl isomerase D (Cyclophilin D),related: MEASNTTENDTKMRESSSFPSSTAEAHLEEEARMSDSLSSVPTDDEKTKEEDDDAVEGTPEERMTIALSCKDAGNDVFKSGDIAAAKAKYTEGLKQLKDLDFGDAKRLRVALNSNVAMCCIKAEDWSEAIAAANAVLEEEPENVKALYRRGVARSAFGFYGEAKADLLQVARLDPKNADARKELEKVKERIAKHNAEKKKAFSGLFDRAAGMYADREEQMRQKRLQAAEEEKKQRATWEKEMEERREKGEEEISFDAWKDEHRKAEEKKDKQRRERNNSPASSPSTTASSGRTSKASGGVECLELDEEDQKIIDETKKMGYCYFRRDLTEEEKKLNAQHRPTRIEPEDASAAAGTAGGRSTVASNAENASTGAKQSGVSSWNSAGTTYEEKDVSEWAKKRFEERLKEAKVVRGSDIDSLLQNPEQLGSSKGGESADPLASLQKLMGQFMHTEIKCKEVTGLTGDAQVVVMRGTKRFLFEFACTVVFEVSGELTLPDNGLVPTAGEKDDTKFCYKGEISLPEVSSADGKGEAWLTGSRIKMKQKVDPRNQAIVDECIDAFKKQLVHQIHQFLADFSKTA, from the exons ATGGAGGCATCGAACACAACAGAGAACGACACGAAAATGCGGgagtcttcctcgttcccttcctcgaCTGCGGAGGCGCACTtggaggaggaggcgcgcaTGAGCGACTCGCTGTCGAGTGTACCGACGGacgacgagaaaacgaaggaagaggacgatgATGCCGTCGAGGGAACCCCGGAAGAAAGAATGACAATCGCCCTCTCCTGCAAAGATGCAGGAAACGACGTCTTCAAGAGTGGAGACATCGCGGCAGCGAAAGCCAAGTACACG GAGGGCCTGAAGCAGCTGAAGGATTTGGATTTTGGGGACGCGAAAAGGCTGCGCGTCGCGTTGAACTCGAACGTAGCGATGTGCTGCATCAAAGCCGAAGACTGGTCCGAGGCGATTGCCGCCGCGAATGCCGTTCTCGAGGAAGAGCCCGAAAACGTGAAG GCTCTGTATCGTCGCGGCGTAGCCCGCAGCGCCTTTGGTTTCTacggggaggcgaaggcggatCTTCTCCAAGTTGCGCGTTTGGATCCGAAGAACGCAGATGCGCGCAAAGAACTCGAGAAGGTGAAGGAGCGAATTGCCAAGCACaacgccgagaagaaaaag gCTTTCAGCGGCCTCTTTGACAGAGCGGCAGGAATGTACGCGGACCGAGAAGAGCAGATGCGGCAAAAGCGGTTGCaggcggcggaagaggagaagaagcaaagggcGACTTGGGAGAAGGAAATGGAGGAGCGAAGAG agaagggcgaagaagagatcTCTTTCGACGCGTGGAAAGACGAGCATCGGAAAgccgaggaaaaaaaagacaagcaaCGCCGCGAGCGGAACAACTCCcccgcgtcgtcgccttcgacGACAG CTTCCTCAGGGCGAACGAGCAAGGCGTCAGGGGGAGTGGAGTGTCTGGAactcgacgaagaagaccagAAGATCATcgacgaaacgaagaagatgGGTTACTGCTACTTCCGTCGAGATctgacagaagaggaaaagaaactgAATGCACAGCACCGACCGACGCGAATCGAAcccgaagacgcgagcgccgcAGCGGGCACCGCTGGGGGGCGGTCGACAGTTGCATCCAACGCCGAGAAC GCTTCGACTGGAGCCAAACAgagcggcgtctcttcctggAACTCCGCTGGAACCACGTACGAGGAAAAAG ACGTCTCGGAGTGGGCTAAGAAGCGATTCGAGGAGCGGttgaaagaagcgaaagtTGTTCGCGGCAGCGACATCGATTCCCTCCTTCAAAACCCCGAGCAGCTC GGATCGTCGAAGGGCGGCGAATCCGCGGatcctctcgcctctttgcAGAAACTCATGGGGCAGTTCATGCATACAGAAATCAAG TGCAAAGAGGTGACAGGCTTGACGGGAGATGCGCAGGTCGTCGTGATGCGAGGGACGAAACGTTTCCTGTTTGAATTCGCATGCACCGTCGTCTTCGAAGTGTCCGGGGAGCTCACGCTCCCAGACAACGGACTCGTGCCGACAgctggcgagaaagacgacacCAAGTTCTGCTACAAAg GAGAGATTTCGCTTCCGGAAGTGAGCAGTGCAGACGGCAAGGGCGAGGCGTGGCTGACGGGCAGTCGCATCAAAATGAAACAGAAAGTGGATCCTCGCAACCAAGCAA TTGTCGACGAGTGCATCGATGCCTTCAAGAAGCAACTGGTTCACCAAATTCACCAATTCCTTGCGGACTTCTCCAAGACAGCGTGA
- a CDS encoding putative splicing factor U2AF 65 kDa subunit: MAPNFEALHRWTGAGHFLLGQYSLNDAGNFFLDQAAEPLTQNGLGGEDGEEAVGQLEADFEEAGECGEAGEDLPLGGTEEGRDTGSAEMTFGGNARQSATLRKSTGDREAGRGLEGKSSFAPRLLVQTIVKRLTPTTVSECPRSMRPYRSILEEATEDDFKRHMWHVMRLNNSCTNPAVCPVLHVWFARDRGGNYGFVEMASVEEAHAALRLDGMLWHGLPIRINRPTDWKNSVADDSVLGALAGELVARHKASQRSNHQPVDLIQSQIQADLLSGQPSRVVHIACPSKIEKDEEYDEILNDILTECNKCGHALAALIIRPELEQYLPSVTVGDIYLEYASCIQADHIILTFSGRMYDGKPLQLQRFNELAWRQTFHQHATPLLSQVFEKALEGLQPQPLTLTANVAAVASEAAGGDKDRIGACTAGAAAALAFLNCGPQTTSPTIARVTYGPQPQPASEAPSEGNTKDHPRVDGTKEESDSHTHYDSSVTGGIVGRISASTTCSE, encoded by the exons ATGGCACCCAACTTCGAGG CCCTCCACAGGTGGACCGGCGCGGGACATTTCCTCCTCGGCCAATACAGTTTGAACGACGCAGGGAATTTCTTCCTGGACCAAGCTGCGGAGCCTCTCACGCAGAACGGACTTGGTggcgaggacggggaggAGGCGGTTGGCCAGCTAGAGGCGGATTTCGAGGAGGCAGGGGAATgcggagaggcaggggaGGACCTCCCTTTGGgggggacagaggaagggcgcGATACGGGGAGTGCGGAAATGACCTTTGGAGGGAACGCTCGCCAGAGTGCGACTCTGAGGAAGAGTACAGGAGATCgagaagcagggagaggGCTAGAAGGAAAAAGCAG TTTtgctccgcgtctccttgtACAAACCATTGTGAAGCGCCTTACGCCTACGACTGTATCCGAATGTCCCCGCAGTATGAGACCATACAGAAGTATT CTGGAGGAGGCCACGGAGGATGACTTCAAGCGTCATATGTGGCACGTCATGAGGCTCAATAACTCCTGTACAAATCCGGCTGTGTGCCCCGTTTTACACGTTTGGTTCGCACGAGACCGTGGAGGCAATTACGGCTTCGTTGAAATGGCCTCTGTCGAGGAAGCTCACGCAGCACTGCGTCTTGATGGCATGCTTTGGCACGGTCTCCCCATAAGAATCAACAGGCCTACGGACTGGAAGAACAGCGTGGCCGACGACAGTGTCCTGGGGGCACTCGCGGG CGAACTGGTCGCCAGGCACAAGGCATCACAACGGTCGAATCACCAACCTGTCGACCTCATTCAGAGTCAGATTCAGGCCGATCTCCTCAGTGGG CAACCTTCTCGCGTCGTTCACATTGCGTGTCCGTCGAAAATCGAGAAGGATGAGGAATATGATGAGATTCTTAATGATATCCTAACCGAATGCAACAAGTGCGGACACGCTCTTGCAGCACTCATAATCCGCCCGGAACTGGAACAATATCTCCCGTCTGTCACCGTCGGCGATATATACCTTGAATACGCCTCTTGCATCCAGGCAGATCATATTATACTGA CATTCTCCGGGAGAATGTACGACGGCAAGCCTCTCCAACTTCAGCGTTTCAATGAGCTCGCGTGGCGTCAGACATTCCACCAGCACGCAACTCCGCTTCTTAGTCAAGTTTTTGAGAAGGCTCTCGAAGGCCTGCAACCACAACCCCTTACGTTGACGGCTAATGTAGCTGCAGTGGCCAGTGAAGCCGCCGGAGGCGACAAAGATAGGATCGGTGCATGTACTGCcggcgctgcagccgcacTCGCCTTTCTAAATTGCGGGCCGCAAACGACGTCTCCCACAATCGCTAGAGTTACGTACGGCCCTCAGCCACAGCCAGCCTCAGAGGCTCCATCGGAGGGAAACACCAAGGACCACCCACGAGTGGACGGAACAAAAGAAGAATCCGACAGCCACACCCACTACGACAGCTCTGTGACTGGTGGTATTGTGGGACGCATCAGCGCCAGCACAACGTGCTCAGAATGA